One Glutamicibacter mishrai genomic window carries:
- a CDS encoding MFS transporter yields the protein MSPPVSEKWLNKYTWAWASWDWGQAAINAVMITFVFTVYLTSDLFGDKDHASLVLSQALTVGGLAIAFLVPVTGLRADAAGRRKLWIVVNTLILVAICAACFFVYPDPAFLWFGAILIALMSVVSEFAGVNYNAVLNQISTKATVGKVSGFGWGMGYVGGILALALVLFGFVEPIVQWPGASTENSLNLRLIAIFSAAWCLVFALPLFFIIPESPAASAVKIPLKDSYKVLFATIKNLWRSDRNLLFFLCSSAVFRDGLAAIFTFGGVIAAGTFGFAPSEVIIFAIVGNLVAALGAVLGGRLDDVLGPKMVICGALIGLLVAGAGVFLSPEASGFWIFGLLLCLFVGPAQAASRSYLSRLIPEGREGELFGLYATTGRAVSFLAPGLFGLSIALATPLVASGSAQRFGILGILVVLALGLLLLLPIRSPQKSEA from the coding sequence ATGTCACCGCCGGTCAGCGAAAAATGGCTCAACAAGTACACCTGGGCCTGGGCCAGCTGGGACTGGGGCCAAGCAGCCATCAACGCGGTCATGATCACCTTCGTGTTCACCGTGTACCTGACCAGCGATCTCTTCGGCGACAAGGACCACGCCTCGCTGGTGCTCTCCCAGGCCTTGACCGTGGGCGGGCTGGCCATCGCGTTCCTGGTGCCGGTTACCGGGCTGCGCGCGGATGCCGCCGGCCGGCGCAAGCTGTGGATCGTGGTCAATACGCTGATCCTCGTGGCCATATGCGCGGCCTGCTTCTTCGTCTACCCGGATCCGGCGTTCCTGTGGTTCGGCGCCATCCTCATTGCGTTGATGTCAGTGGTCAGCGAGTTCGCCGGGGTCAATTACAACGCTGTGCTGAACCAGATCTCCACCAAGGCCACGGTCGGCAAGGTCTCCGGTTTCGGCTGGGGCATGGGCTACGTCGGCGGCATCCTCGCCTTGGCGCTGGTGCTCTTCGGCTTTGTCGAACCCATCGTGCAGTGGCCCGGTGCCTCCACCGAGAACTCTTTGAACCTGCGGTTGATTGCCATCTTCTCGGCGGCCTGGTGCCTGGTCTTCGCGTTGCCGCTGTTCTTCATCATCCCTGAATCCCCTGCGGCCAGCGCGGTGAAGATTCCGCTGAAGGATTCCTACAAGGTGCTGTTCGCGACCATCAAGAACCTGTGGCGCAGCGACCGGAACCTGCTCTTCTTCCTGTGCTCATCTGCAGTCTTCCGCGACGGGCTGGCCGCGATTTTCACCTTCGGCGGGGTGATCGCCGCCGGAACCTTCGGCTTCGCACCCTCCGAAGTGATCATCTTCGCGATCGTCGGCAACCTCGTGGCTGCGCTCGGCGCGGTCCTGGGCGGACGACTGGACGATGTGCTGGGCCCCAAGATGGTGATCTGCGGTGCGCTCATCGGGCTGCTGGTTGCCGGGGCCGGGGTCTTCCTCTCCCCCGAAGCCAGCGGATTCTGGATCTTCGGCCTGCTCTTGTGCCTGTTCGTCGGACCCGCCCAGGCGGCCTCGCGCTCCTATCTCTCCCGGCTGATCCCCGAGGGGCGCGAGGGCGAGCTCTTCGGCTTGTACGCCACCACCGGCCGAGCCGTTTCCTTCTTGGCGCCCGGGCTGTTCGGCCTGTCCATCGCCTTGGCCACTCCCCTGGTCGCTTCGGGCAGCGCCCAGCGCTTCGGCATCCTGGGCATCCTCGTGGTGCTGGCTCTTGGCTTGCTGTTGCTGCTGCCGATCCGCTCGCCGCAGAAGTCCGAGGCCTGA
- the dcd gene encoding dCTP deaminase, translating to MLYSDGDIRREIASGEIGLEPFDPNMVQPASVDVRIDRFFRLFDNHKYAHIDPSVEQDELTRLVEVDPDEPFILHPGEFVLGSTYEVVTLGHSVAARLEGKSSLGRLGLLTHSTAGFIDPGFSGHVTLELSNMATLPIKLWPGSKIGQLCFFKLTSATEHPYGSGPYGNRYQGQRGPTASRSHLNFHRTDIES from the coding sequence GTGTTGTATTCAGATGGTGACATTCGTCGAGAAATAGCGTCCGGTGAGATTGGGCTTGAGCCCTTTGACCCGAATATGGTCCAGCCCGCATCCGTGGACGTTCGCATTGACCGGTTCTTCCGGCTTTTCGACAACCACAAATATGCGCACATCGATCCGTCCGTGGAACAAGATGAGCTCACCCGCCTGGTCGAGGTCGACCCGGACGAGCCATTCATCCTGCACCCGGGCGAATTCGTGCTCGGTTCGACCTACGAAGTGGTGACCCTCGGGCACTCCGTGGCAGCCCGTCTGGAAGGCAAGAGCTCGCTAGGCCGCCTGGGCTTGCTCACCCACTCCACCGCTGGATTCATCGACCCGGGCTTTTCCGGCCACGTGACCTTGGAACTGTCTAATATGGCGACCTTGCCGATCAAGCTGTGGCCTGGTTCGAAGATCGGGCAGTTGTGCTTCTTCAAGCTGACTTCCGCCACCGAGCACCCATATGGCTCGGGCCCGTACGGCAACCGCTACCAGGGGCAGCGCGGGCCAACGGCATCACGCAGCCACCTGAACTTCCACCGAACGGACATCGAAAGCTAA
- a CDS encoding M15 family metallopeptidase gives MRLASALTGTVLASALLLSAVPAALAAPADDLPAVESSELSDASSLLALINPTTQLSPVDYTPTNLVSVGGTGLTLRPEAADAVEDLIADARAAGHSIKLLSAYRSYSRQAALFNQYQSKYGTAYAERISARPGTSEHQLGLAADLGYTSSQAELKEAFGQTPAGIWIAEHANDYGLIIRYPQGKEEITGYKYEPWHVRYIGKEHAKALAESGAETYEEYVKMLSESLKAPKAEASAVAEEEEAPKEAEKDSQKDAKEAGHGVVKEDDLLVLRFLPPYRDWGFGFTEK, from the coding sequence ATGCGTCTAGCCTCTGCGCTGACTGGCACCGTACTTGCCTCGGCACTGCTGCTCTCCGCTGTTCCGGCAGCGCTGGCTGCGCCTGCCGACGACCTGCCTGCGGTTGAAAGCTCTGAGCTTTCGGACGCTTCGAGCCTGCTGGCTCTGATCAACCCGACGACCCAGCTTTCGCCGGTCGATTACACCCCGACCAACCTGGTCAGCGTTGGCGGCACCGGATTGACTCTGCGGCCTGAAGCGGCGGACGCCGTGGAAGACCTCATCGCAGACGCCCGTGCGGCGGGGCATTCCATCAAGCTGCTCAGCGCCTACCGCTCCTATTCGCGGCAGGCAGCACTGTTCAACCAGTACCAGTCCAAGTACGGAACCGCATATGCTGAACGGATTTCCGCTCGCCCGGGCACCAGCGAGCACCAGCTGGGCTTGGCTGCCGACCTTGGATACACCAGCAGCCAGGCCGAGCTGAAGGAAGCATTCGGCCAGACTCCAGCCGGCATCTGGATTGCCGAGCATGCCAACGATTACGGCCTGATTATTCGCTACCCCCAGGGCAAGGAAGAGATCACCGGCTACAAGTACGAACCGTGGCATGTGCGCTACATCGGCAAAGAGCATGCCAAGGCCTTGGCTGAATCCGGTGCTGAAACGTACGAAGAGTACGTGAAGATGCTCAGTGAATCCCTCAAGGCGCCCAAGGCGGAAGCTTCGGCGGTAGCCGAGGAAGAAGAGGCGCCTAAGGAAGCTGAAAAGGATTCTCAGAAGGATGCCAAGGAAGCGGGCCACGGCGTGGTGAAGGAAGATGACCTTCTGGTTCTTCGCTTCTTGCCGCCCTACCGTGACTGGGGCTTCGGCTTCACCGAAAAATAA
- a CDS encoding fumarate hydratase has product MPEFRYEDLLPIGEDATPYRKISSEGVEVVAGPDGKNFLKVAPEALEQLAETALHDISHYLRPAHLQQLRNILDDEEASPNDKFVALDLLKNANIAAGGILPMCQDTGTAIVMGKRGQRVLSEEQDEISLSRGIYNAYTKLNLRYSQLAPITTWEEKATGNNLPAQIDLYANTKDGADTSYKFLFMAKGGGSANKSFLYQETKAILNENSMLKFLDEKLRSLGTAACPPYHLSIVIGGTSAEMALKTAKYGSAKYLDSLPTEGAMTGRGFRDTELEEKVLELTRHFGIGAQFGGKYFCHDVRVVRLPRHGASMPVAIAVSCSADRQMLAKITEEGLFVEQLETDPARFMPDENHPAIAAHDDETDGVTGTGGSSVVKIDLNKPMDEILAELTKFPVKTRLSLTGPLVVARDIAHAKIKERLDAGEEMPQYLKDHPVYYAGPAKTPEGMPSGSFGPTTAGRMDSYVDQFQAAGGSMVMLAKGNRSKQVTDACNTHGGFYLGSIGGPAARLAQDCIKKVEILEYEELGMEAIWKIEVEDFPAFIVVDDKGEDFFAETLKPTFTGIPVRAK; this is encoded by the coding sequence ATGCCTGAATTCCGTTATGAGGATCTTCTGCCAATTGGCGAAGATGCAACCCCATACCGCAAGATTTCCTCCGAAGGCGTCGAGGTCGTCGCCGGTCCGGATGGAAAGAACTTCCTGAAGGTCGCGCCAGAGGCTTTGGAGCAGCTGGCCGAGACCGCACTGCACGACATCTCGCATTACCTGCGCCCCGCCCACCTGCAGCAGCTTCGCAACATCCTCGACGACGAGGAAGCCAGCCCGAACGACAAGTTCGTCGCCCTGGACCTGCTGAAGAACGCGAACATCGCCGCCGGAGGCATCCTGCCAATGTGCCAGGACACCGGTACCGCGATCGTCATGGGCAAGCGCGGCCAGCGCGTGCTCTCCGAAGAGCAGGATGAGATCTCGCTCTCGCGCGGCATCTACAACGCCTACACCAAGCTGAACCTGCGCTACTCGCAGCTGGCTCCGATCACCACCTGGGAAGAGAAGGCCACCGGCAACAACCTCCCGGCGCAGATCGACCTGTACGCCAATACCAAGGACGGCGCTGACACCAGCTACAAGTTCCTATTCATGGCCAAGGGCGGCGGATCGGCCAACAAGTCCTTCCTGTACCAGGAGACCAAGGCCATCCTCAACGAGAACTCCATGCTGAAGTTCCTCGATGAGAAGCTGCGTTCCCTGGGCACCGCCGCGTGCCCTCCATACCACCTGTCCATCGTCATCGGCGGCACCAGCGCCGAAATGGCATTGAAGACTGCCAAGTACGGTTCGGCCAAGTACCTGGACTCGCTGCCGACCGAAGGCGCCATGACCGGCCGCGGCTTCCGTGATACCGAGCTGGAAGAAAAGGTCCTGGAACTGACCCGCCACTTCGGCATCGGCGCGCAGTTCGGCGGCAAGTACTTCTGCCACGATGTGCGCGTGGTCCGCCTGCCTCGCCACGGCGCTTCCATGCCAGTGGCCATCGCAGTGTCCTGCTCGGCTGACCGCCAGATGCTGGCCAAGATCACTGAAGAAGGCCTGTTCGTGGAGCAGCTGGAAACCGATCCAGCCCGCTTCATGCCAGATGAGAACCACCCGGCCATCGCCGCCCACGACGATGAGACCGATGGCGTCACCGGCACCGGCGGCAGTTCCGTGGTGAAGATCGACCTGAACAAGCCAATGGATGAGATCCTGGCTGAACTGACCAAGTTCCCGGTCAAGACCCGCCTGTCGTTGACCGGCCCGCTGGTTGTGGCTCGCGATATCGCGCACGCCAAGATCAAGGAACGCCTGGACGCCGGCGAAGAAATGCCGCAGTACCTCAAGGACCACCCGGTCTACTACGCAGGTCCTGCCAAGACCCCAGAGGGCATGCCTTCGGGTTCCTTCGGCCCGACCACCGCAGGCCGCATGGACTCCTACGTGGATCAGTTCCAGGCTGCAGGCGGTTCGATGGTCATGCTGGCCAAGGGCAACCGCTCCAAGCAGGTCACCGATGCCTGCAACACCCATGGTGGTTTCTACCTGGGTTCCATCGGCGGCCCGGCAGCGCGTCTGGCCCAGGATTGCATCAAGAAGGTCGAAATCCTCGAATACGAGGAATTGGGCATGGAAGCGATCTGGAAGATCGAGGTCGAGGACTTCCCAGCCTTCATCGTGGTTGATGACAAGGGTGAGGACTTCTTTGCTGAGACCTTGAAGCCAACCTTCACCGGCATCCCGGTTCGCGCCAAGTAG
- a CDS encoding SseB family protein encodes MSTENTPAARDGQDPTQTPDAIIETPMDQHRAKPKTHFEMMLQAGLNKPELSGSVIGAFMSAEVYFLSREEVTEENKNAQPMLLTNPAGEAVVAVFTTLERIPSSYIDMAPYGVKVQGATVVRALENTGFVVNPGDELSFEVPADGVAILKQQMLNQKSGEQA; translated from the coding sequence ATGAGCACCGAGAACACCCCAGCTGCGCGAGATGGCCAAGATCCAACCCAAACCCCGGATGCGATCATCGAAACTCCGATGGACCAGCACCGCGCCAAGCCGAAAACCCACTTCGAAATGATGCTGCAGGCCGGTCTTAACAAACCGGAGCTCTCCGGCTCGGTCATCGGCGCCTTCATGAGCGCCGAGGTGTACTTCCTCTCCCGTGAAGAGGTCACCGAAGAGAACAAGAATGCCCAGCCGATGCTGCTGACCAACCCGGCCGGCGAAGCAGTGGTGGCCGTATTCACCACCTTGGAGCGCATCCCTTCCAGCTACATCGACATGGCGCCATACGGTGTGAAGGTCCAGGGCGCCACCGTGGTCCGCGCGCTGGAGAACACCGGCTTCGTGGTGAACCCGGGCGATGAGCTGAGCTTCGAAGTACCCGCAGATGGAGTGGCCATTTTGAAGCAGCAGATGCTGAACCAGAAATCTGGCGAGCAGGCGTAA
- a CDS encoding AEC family transporter, translating to MTGVLEGFSIIWVVIAVGYLVGRTGVLGDQGRNVLSRVTFFVASPALLFTTLAESDPVAVLGPLLWVAAISAALTAVVYYLATARWLKRSASERIIAAMSASTVNSANLGLPIALYVLGDASFAAPIILFQLALYQPINLAMLDASTSRHRTTPLALLVATAKNPMIIGSMLGLVIALTGFKLPSIVLEPIDLIAGASIPCMLMAFGISLVGSKPLEKKSGRRADVLVGTAAKLLIHPALAWVLAYLVFGLRGEMLVASVIMAGLPTAQNIFVTASRYNEGVIVAKDTVLITTICAIPLMMVLALVLGI from the coding sequence ATGACCGGAGTCCTCGAAGGCTTCTCCATCATCTGGGTGGTCATTGCCGTCGGCTACCTGGTCGGACGCACCGGAGTGCTGGGCGATCAGGGACGCAATGTCCTGAGCCGCGTCACCTTCTTCGTGGCCAGCCCGGCCCTGCTGTTCACCACCCTGGCCGAGTCCGATCCGGTCGCCGTCCTCGGGCCGCTGTTGTGGGTGGCCGCCATTTCCGCCGCCCTCACCGCGGTGGTGTACTACCTGGCCACTGCGCGCTGGCTGAAGCGTTCAGCCTCTGAGCGGATCATCGCCGCGATGTCCGCCTCCACCGTGAACTCGGCGAACCTCGGCCTGCCCATTGCGCTGTATGTGCTCGGCGATGCGTCTTTCGCCGCACCGATCATCCTGTTCCAGCTGGCCTTGTACCAGCCGATCAATCTGGCGATGCTCGACGCCTCCACCTCGCGCCACCGCACCACCCCGCTGGCATTGCTGGTGGCCACCGCGAAGAACCCGATGATCATCGGCTCCATGCTCGGCCTTGTCATTGCGTTGACCGGATTCAAGCTTCCCTCGATCGTGCTCGAACCCATCGACCTGATTGCCGGGGCTTCGATCCCTTGCATGCTCATGGCTTTCGGCATCTCGCTGGTCGGCTCCAAGCCGCTGGAGAAGAAGTCTGGCCGCCGCGCCGACGTGCTGGTCGGCACCGCGGCCAAGCTGCTGATCCACCCGGCGCTGGCCTGGGTTCTGGCCTACTTGGTCTTCGGCTTGCGCGGAGAAATGCTGGTCGCCTCGGTCATCATGGCCGGGCTGCCCACCGCGCAGAATATCTTCGTGACGGCCTCCCGCTACAACGAAGGCGTGATCGTGGCCAAGGACACCGTGCTCATCACCACCATCTGCGCGATCCCTTTGATGATGGTGCTTGCGCTTGTGCTGGGAATTTAG
- a CDS encoding amino acid ABC transporter substrate-binding protein → MKRTVPLLATAAILALSLSACGSSGGSAESSSSEQSGSALQKVKDAGVLTVGTEGTYRPFSFHEGSDLTGYDVEVIKAVGEKMGVEVKFQETQWDAIFAGLDAGRFDAIANQVAINPEREKKYLFSQPYTVSEGVVVTKSDNTDITSFDSLKGKKTAQSLTSSFYEAAKAAGATIEPVEGWAQSVTLLKQGRVDATVNDKLTFLDAQKTNPDDSIKIAAESEDKSESAVTLRKGSEDLQEAIDDALDELRKDGELASISEKYFGEDVSK, encoded by the coding sequence ATGAAGCGCACCGTTCCCCTGCTGGCTACTGCCGCAATTCTTGCCCTATCCCTGAGCGCTTGCGGCTCGTCGGGCGGCTCCGCTGAATCCTCGTCATCCGAGCAGAGCGGTTCGGCTTTGCAGAAGGTCAAGGATGCCGGCGTCTTGACCGTTGGCACCGAGGGCACCTACCGCCCCTTCTCCTTCCATGAGGGAAGCGACCTGACCGGCTACGACGTCGAGGTCATCAAGGCCGTCGGCGAAAAGATGGGTGTCGAGGTCAAGTTCCAGGAAACCCAGTGGGACGCGATCTTCGCCGGCCTGGACGCCGGACGCTTCGACGCCATCGCCAACCAGGTGGCCATCAACCCTGAACGCGAGAAGAAGTACCTCTTCTCGCAGCCATACACCGTCTCCGAAGGCGTGGTTGTCACCAAGAGCGATAACACTGACATCACCTCGTTCGACTCGCTCAAGGGCAAGAAGACCGCGCAGTCGCTGACCAGCAGCTTCTACGAAGCCGCCAAGGCCGCCGGCGCCACCATCGAACCAGTTGAAGGATGGGCCCAGTCGGTCACCCTGCTCAAGCAGGGCCGCGTTGATGCCACCGTCAACGACAAGCTGACCTTCCTTGACGCGCAGAAGACCAACCCGGATGACAGCATCAAGATCGCTGCCGAGTCCGAGGACAAGAGCGAATCCGCGGTCACCCTGCGCAAGGGCTCCGAGGACCTGCAGGAAGCCATCGATGACGCGCTGGACGAGCTGCGCAAGGATGGCGAACTCGCCTCGATCTCCGAAAAGTACTTCGGCGAAGACGTCAGCAAATAA
- a CDS encoding amino acid ABC transporter permease: MDSNWQLFIDSLWPLAKGAITASIPLALISFALGLVIALLMALMRISKNPVLSGFARVYISIVRGTPLLVQLFVIFYGMPTLGITIDPWPSAIIAFSLNIGAYAAEIIRAAILSVPAGQWEAGYTLGMSRTRSLYRLILPQATRVAIPPLSNSFISLVKDTSLASTILVTEMFRKAQEITASTYEFLLLYCEAAAIYWVICLLLSALQNSAEGRLEKYVAK; encoded by the coding sequence ATGGATTCGAATTGGCAGTTATTTATCGATTCGCTCTGGCCCTTGGCCAAGGGCGCAATCACCGCAAGCATTCCGCTGGCACTGATCAGCTTCGCCCTCGGACTGGTCATCGCCCTGCTCATGGCGCTGATGCGGATCAGCAAGAACCCGGTGCTCTCGGGCTTCGCCCGGGTGTACATCTCGATCGTCCGCGGCACTCCCTTGCTGGTGCAGTTGTTCGTCATCTTCTACGGCATGCCCACCCTGGGCATCACCATTGACCCGTGGCCCAGCGCGATCATCGCCTTCAGCCTGAATATCGGCGCTTACGCCGCGGAAATCATCCGCGCCGCGATCCTCTCGGTCCCGGCCGGGCAGTGGGAAGCCGGATACACCCTGGGCATGTCGCGCACGCGCAGCCTGTACCGGCTGATCCTGCCCCAGGCCACCCGCGTGGCCATCCCGCCACTGTCCAACTCCTTCATCTCCCTGGTGAAGGACACCTCATTGGCTTCGACCATCCTGGTCACCGAAATGTTCCGCAAGGCCCAGGAAATCACGGCCTCGACCTACGAGTTCCTGCTCCTGTACTGCGAGGCGGCCGCGATCTACTGGGTCATCTGCCTGCTGCTCTCGGCCCTGCAGAACTCAGCTGAAGGAAGGCTGGAAAAGTATGTCGCCAAGTAA
- a CDS encoding amino acid ABC transporter ATP-binding protein, which translates to MSPSNSTLLSVTGLHKAFGENQVLKGIDFSVHSGEVVALIGPSGSGKTTALRCLNGLEIADAGTVGFDGGPQVQFDAKTKPKSAQILRDRSAMVFQGHHLFPHLTVLQNVTIGPIEVQKRARAQVLEEARKLLDRVGLGSKADAYPNSLSGGQQQRVGIVRALMQQPDLLLFDEPTSALDPELVGEVLSVIKELAQEGWSMVLVTHELAFARDVADTVVFMDGGVVVETGAAAQVLSTPANPRTQAFVQRLLHPF; encoded by the coding sequence ATGTCGCCAAGTAATTCGACCCTGCTCAGCGTCACCGGCCTGCACAAGGCTTTCGGCGAGAACCAGGTGCTCAAGGGCATCGACTTCTCCGTGCACTCAGGCGAAGTCGTGGCCCTGATCGGTCCTTCGGGCTCCGGCAAAACCACCGCGCTGCGCTGCCTGAACGGGTTGGAAATCGCCGATGCGGGAACCGTCGGCTTCGACGGCGGGCCGCAGGTTCAGTTTGATGCCAAGACCAAGCCCAAGTCGGCGCAGATCCTGCGCGATCGTTCGGCGATGGTGTTCCAGGGACACCATCTCTTCCCGCACCTCACGGTGCTGCAGAACGTCACCATCGGGCCCATCGAAGTCCAAAAGCGCGCCCGCGCCCAGGTCCTGGAGGAAGCACGCAAACTCCTGGATCGTGTGGGTTTGGGGTCCAAGGCCGATGCCTACCCGAATTCGCTGTCCGGCGGACAGCAGCAGCGCGTGGGCATTGTGCGCGCGCTGATGCAGCAGCCGGATCTGTTGCTCTTTGATGAACCCACCAGCGCGCTGGATCCCGAACTGGTTGGCGAGGTGCTCAGCGTGATCAAGGAGCTGGCCCAGGAGGGCTGGTCCATGGTGCTGGTGACGCATGAGCTGGCATTCGCCCGCGATGTGGCCGATACCGTGGTCTTCATGGATGGCGGGGTGGTCGTGGAAACCGGCGCGGCGGCCCAAGTTCTGTCCACTCCGGCAAATCCCCGTACACAAGCCTTCGTCCAACGTCTTTTGCACCCGTTCTAG
- a CDS encoding helicase HerA-like domain-containing protein, whose translation MTQDTNALLTSLIEGYNFPGESLELGVALIGGKPEPTAPIRLPLKMLNRHGLVAGATGTGKTVTLHLMAEQLSKAGVPVFLADIKGDLSGLVQAGEGSEKLTARLAEMGKEFSPRANPVEFLSLGEGAHGTPVRASVDAFGPILLARVLELNETQEECLQLIFHYADSNNLPLDDLNDVKAVISFLVSEEGAEALKGIGGVTAATASVILRGITIMQSQGLDQFFGQPEFDTADFLQVREGSGVINVLELPSVNQQPMLFSTFLMWLLADLFEDLPEVGDLDKPKLVFFLDEAHLLFKDATKAFTDAIINTVRLIRSKGVGLFFITQSPTDLPDQVLGQLGNRIQHAVRVFTAKDQSALKQIIKTFPANGVDLQEALTQAGVGEAVITVLSENGAPTPVAWTKMSSPGSNIGPASPEVLEENMKASPLAARYATAVDRESAREMLEAKTAEASAPAPAEAQQQEAPAEAQRSEAPRQRQAPAQPNPMMDMAMDAASMIGRELLRGMFGNRKRRRRW comes from the coding sequence ATGACCCAGGATACAAATGCATTGCTGACCAGCCTCATCGAAGGCTACAACTTCCCCGGCGAGAGCCTCGAGCTAGGCGTCGCCCTGATCGGCGGCAAGCCCGAACCCACAGCACCGATCCGGCTGCCGCTGAAGATGCTCAACCGCCACGGCCTGGTCGCCGGCGCCACGGGTACCGGCAAGACGGTGACCTTGCACCTGATGGCCGAACAGCTGAGCAAGGCCGGTGTTCCGGTCTTCCTCGCCGACATCAAGGGCGACCTCTCCGGCCTGGTCCAGGCCGGCGAAGGCTCCGAGAAGCTGACCGCGCGCCTGGCGGAAATGGGCAAGGAATTCTCGCCCCGCGCCAACCCGGTGGAGTTCCTCTCCCTGGGCGAGGGAGCGCACGGCACCCCGGTACGCGCCAGCGTTGATGCCTTCGGCCCGATCCTGCTGGCCCGCGTGCTGGAACTGAATGAAACACAGGAGGAATGCCTGCAGCTGATCTTCCACTACGCCGATTCCAACAACCTTCCGCTGGATGACCTCAATGACGTGAAGGCCGTCATCAGCTTCCTGGTCAGCGAGGAAGGCGCCGAAGCGCTCAAGGGCATCGGCGGAGTGACCGCGGCGACCGCCTCGGTGATCCTGCGTGGCATCACCATCATGCAGTCCCAGGGCCTGGACCAGTTCTTCGGCCAGCCGGAATTCGATACCGCCGACTTCCTGCAGGTGCGCGAAGGCAGCGGCGTGATCAACGTGCTGGAATTGCCGTCGGTGAACCAGCAGCCGATGCTCTTCTCCACCTTCCTGATGTGGCTGCTGGCGGACCTGTTCGAGGACCTGCCTGAAGTCGGCGATCTGGATAAGCCGAAGCTGGTGTTCTTCCTCGATGAGGCGCACCTGCTGTTCAAGGACGCCACCAAGGCCTTCACCGACGCGATCATCAACACCGTGCGCCTGATCCGTTCCAAGGGCGTGGGGCTGTTCTTCATCACCCAGTCCCCGACCGACCTTCCCGACCAGGTGCTCGGCCAGCTCGGCAACCGCATCCAGCATGCGGTGCGCGTGTTCACCGCCAAGGACCAGAGTGCGCTCAAGCAGATCATCAAGACCTTCCCGGCCAACGGGGTGGACCTGCAAGAAGCGCTCACCCAGGCTGGCGTGGGCGAAGCGGTGATTACGGTGCTCAGCGAGAATGGCGCACCGACCCCGGTGGCGTGGACCAAGATGTCCTCGCCAGGTTCGAACATCGGCCCGGCCTCCCCTGAAGTCCTGGAAGAGAATATGAAGGCTTCGCCGCTGGCCGCGCGCTACGCCACCGCAGTGGACCGCGAGTCGGCCCGCGAAATGCTCGAAGCCAAGACTGCCGAGGCATCTGCACCAGCACCCGCCGAAGCGCAGCAGCAAGAAGCGCCGGCTGAAGCCCAGCGCTCCGAGGCCCCTCGCCAACGCCAGGCGCCTGCCCAGCCGAACCCGATGATGGACATGGCCATGGATGCCGCGTCGATGATCGGCCGCGAACTGCTGCGTGGAATGTTCGGCAACCGCAAGCGCCGCCGCCGTTGGTAA